A genome region from Arachidicoccus soli includes the following:
- the araA gene encoding L-arabinose isomerase, with protein MTKTFTTSEIWFIVGSQDLYGEETLKQVAVHAAEITKAFNQSGDIPAHIVLKPTVKSTEEIYQTFIDANQSNNCIGVICWMHTFSPAKMWVRALHILQKPLLHLHTQFNRDIPWSSIDMDFMNLNQSAHGDREFGHAFSKLRKNRKVVVGFWGEETVQKQIGDWIRVAAGWADWQGAKIARFGDNMRFVAVTDGDKVSAELQLGFSVNTYAVGDLVKVVNAISDAEVEKLMQEYEDTYTLMNSLLKGGAQRNSLYEAAKIELGLKAFLEDGNFKGFTDTFEDLHGLAQLPGIAVQRLMAAGYGFAGEGDWKTAALVRAMKTMGKGLKGGNAFMEDYTYHFDPKNPLVMGSHMLEVDPCLSSGKISCEVHPLGIGGKADPVRLVFNGDPGNALAASFVDLGNRFRLILNEVDGVEVQNELPKLPVARILWKPKPNLETAAAAWILAGGAHHTCYSQNISTQQMEDFAEMANMESVVIDGNTSLRQFKNELRWNDTSFK; from the coding sequence ATGACAAAAACGTTCACAACATCGGAGATTTGGTTTATCGTAGGGAGCCAAGATTTATATGGCGAAGAAACCCTGAAACAGGTAGCAGTGCATGCTGCTGAGATTACGAAAGCTTTTAATCAATCTGGGGATATACCTGCCCATATTGTATTGAAGCCTACCGTAAAGTCCACTGAGGAAATTTACCAAACATTTATTGATGCCAATCAATCTAATAATTGTATAGGTGTTATTTGTTGGATGCATACTTTTTCGCCTGCAAAAATGTGGGTGAGAGCCTTGCATATTTTGCAGAAACCTTTATTACATTTACATACACAGTTTAACAGAGATATCCCTTGGTCGAGCATTGATATGGATTTTATGAACCTTAATCAGAGCGCACATGGTGATCGGGAGTTTGGTCATGCTTTTTCCAAACTTAGGAAAAACAGAAAGGTCGTTGTTGGGTTTTGGGGAGAAGAAACTGTTCAAAAGCAAATTGGCGACTGGATACGTGTAGCTGCTGGTTGGGCCGATTGGCAAGGGGCTAAAATAGCCCGCTTTGGTGATAACATGCGCTTTGTGGCTGTAACTGATGGGGATAAGGTAAGCGCTGAATTGCAATTGGGGTTCTCTGTCAACACTTATGCCGTGGGTGATTTAGTAAAAGTAGTTAACGCTATCAGTGATGCAGAAGTGGAAAAATTGATGCAAGAATATGAAGATACTTATACATTAATGAATTCTTTGCTAAAAGGCGGAGCACAAAGAAATTCTTTGTATGAAGCGGCTAAAATAGAATTAGGGTTAAAAGCATTTTTAGAGGACGGAAATTTCAAAGGGTTTACCGATACTTTTGAAGATTTACATGGCTTGGCACAATTGCCCGGAATTGCAGTGCAAAGATTAATGGCTGCTGGGTATGGTTTCGCCGGGGAGGGTGATTGGAAGACCGCGGCCTTAGTGCGGGCAATGAAAACAATGGGAAAAGGCTTAAAAGGAGGCAACGCATTTATGGAAGATTATACCTATCATTTTGATCCGAAGAATCCTTTAGTGATGGGCTCGCATATGTTGGAAGTTGATCCTTGTTTGTCTTCAGGGAAGATCTCTTGCGAAGTACATCCTTTGGGTATTGGCGGTAAAGCTGATCCTGTAAGGCTTGTATTTAATGGGGATCCGGGAAATGCTTTAGCCGCCAGCTTTGTAGATTTAGGTAATCGTTTTAGATTAATCCTTAATGAAGTAGATGGTGTGGAAGTGCAAAACGAATTGCCCAAATTACCGGTGGCGCGCATTCTTTGGAAGCCGAAACCAAATTTAGAAACTGCCGCGGCGGCCTGGATTTTAGCAGGTGGCGCACATCATACTTGCTATAGCCAAAACATCAGTACCCAACAAATGGAAGACTTTGCGGAGATGGCCAACATGGAAAGTGTGGTTATTGATGGTAATACTTCTTTAAGGCAATTTAAAAATGAATTAAGGTGGAATGATACTAGTTTTAAATAA
- a CDS encoding L-ribulose-5-phosphate 4-epimerase: MDKYQSIKVAAYEANMLLPKYNLVVFTFGNVSVVDRKEGVFAIKPSGVPYEKLSPESMVIVDYEGNTVAGNLRPSSDTLTHALLYKSWEKIGSIVHTHSTYATAWAQALQDIPIFGTTHADHLVTDIPCAPPMNDEMIKGNYEHETGFQIINELKARKLAYEDVEMILVGNHAPFTWGKTADKAVYNSTVLESIAQMAYLTKQINPNAGRLKDALIVKHYERKHGGNSYYGQG, encoded by the coding sequence ATGGACAAATATCAATCAATAAAAGTGGCGGCTTATGAAGCCAATATGCTCTTGCCCAAATATAATTTAGTGGTTTTTACATTTGGAAACGTAAGTGTCGTCGATAGAAAAGAAGGGGTTTTTGCTATCAAACCTAGCGGTGTGCCCTATGAAAAATTGTCACCTGAAAGCATGGTTATTGTGGACTATGAGGGCAATACTGTTGCTGGGAATTTGAGACCCTCGTCTGATACACTTACGCATGCTTTGTTATATAAATCCTGGGAGAAAATAGGGAGTATTGTACATACACATAGTACTTATGCAACAGCATGGGCACAGGCATTACAAGATATTCCCATTTTTGGGACGACTCATGCTGATCATTTGGTCACGGATATTCCTTGTGCACCTCCGATGAACGATGAGATGATTAAAGGGAATTACGAACACGAAACTGGTTTTCAAATCATCAATGAATTAAAGGCACGTAAGCTTGCTTATGAAGATGTTGAAATGATTTTGGTGGGCAATCATGCCCCCTTCACCTGGGGTAAAACAGCAGATAAAGCGGTGTATAATAGTACAGTATTAGAATCTATTGCACAGATGGCCTATCTGACAAAGCAAATCAACCCCAATGCCGGCAGGTTAAAGGACGCTCTTATTGTTAAACATTATGAAAGAAAACATGGCGGTAACTCTTACTATGGACAAGGGTAA
- a CDS encoding ribulokinase: MKNYVIGIDFGTDSVRSIIADASNGNEIASSTFFYPRWAKGLYCVPENNQFRQHPLDYIEGIEATIKDCVVRAGQEVAACVRAISVDSTGSTPIAVDKKGIPLALNSTFSQNPNAMFVLWKDHTAVEEAAQINKHAEKFDINYLKYVGGIYSSEWYWAKLLHILRTDEDVRDAMAGWVENCDWVPYLLSGGDDLKELKRGVCAAGHKGLWAEEFNGYPPNDFFASLDPLLDGVVEKMDKVVYTADKPVGTLSKEWAAKLGLSTNVVIGGGAFDCHMGCVGGQIEPYYLSKVMGTSTCDMLVVPENEIGDILVKGICGQVSGSIIPGMVGLEAGQSAFGDIYAWFKNLLAWPMKSLYEKLDPENNTAIEIKNQMDQIIPLLSEKAAAIEVTENAEIAIDWHNGRRTPDANQRLKGVIADINLSSNAPELFRALTEATCFGAKAIVERFVSEGVSVKGLIGIGGVAKKNPYIMQQMADIMNMPIKIHKSEQSCALGAAMFAATAAGIYPNVESAMQAMGQGFDKVYTPNKTVTEVYAKRYEKYKSLAKSIEKGF, translated from the coding sequence ATGAAAAACTATGTGATTGGAATAGACTTCGGAACCGATTCGGTACGCTCCATAATTGCCGATGCATCTAATGGTAATGAAATAGCATCTTCTACTTTCTTTTATCCAAGGTGGGCCAAAGGGCTTTATTGCGTACCTGAGAACAATCAGTTCAGGCAACACCCTTTAGATTATATCGAAGGCATAGAAGCCACTATAAAAGATTGTGTTGTGCGAGCAGGGCAAGAAGTGGCTGCATGCGTGCGGGCTATTTCAGTAGACAGCACTGGTTCAACACCCATAGCGGTGGATAAGAAGGGAATACCGCTTGCCCTGAATTCGACATTCTCGCAAAATCCGAATGCGATGTTTGTGTTATGGAAGGACCATACCGCAGTAGAGGAAGCGGCACAAATAAATAAACACGCAGAGAAATTTGATATCAATTATCTCAAATACGTTGGCGGAATTTACTCATCTGAATGGTATTGGGCGAAATTATTACATATTTTACGTACAGATGAAGATGTACGTGACGCAATGGCCGGTTGGGTAGAAAATTGTGACTGGGTTCCTTACCTTTTAAGTGGAGGAGATGATTTGAAAGAACTAAAAAGAGGTGTTTGTGCTGCAGGTCATAAAGGTTTATGGGCTGAAGAATTTAATGGCTATCCACCGAATGATTTTTTTGCATCTTTAGATCCTTTGTTAGATGGCGTTGTCGAAAAAATGGATAAAGTGGTTTATACGGCTGATAAACCTGTTGGTACTTTATCTAAAGAATGGGCTGCTAAACTTGGTCTTTCCACCAACGTAGTAATTGGTGGAGGGGCTTTTGATTGCCATATGGGCTGTGTAGGCGGACAGATAGAGCCTTATTATTTGAGTAAGGTAATGGGCACCTCCACTTGTGACATGTTGGTAGTGCCTGAAAATGAAATCGGCGATATATTGGTAAAAGGTATTTGTGGACAAGTATCCGGTTCTATCATTCCCGGCATGGTAGGTTTAGAAGCAGGGCAGAGCGCCTTCGGTGATATTTATGCTTGGTTCAAAAACTTATTGGCATGGCCAATGAAGTCTTTATATGAAAAATTAGACCCTGAAAATAATACTGCCATCGAAATTAAAAATCAGATGGATCAAATCATCCCTTTATTATCTGAAAAAGCAGCTGCCATTGAAGTTACTGAAAATGCTGAAATAGCGATCGATTGGCATAATGGAAGAAGAACACCCGATGCCAACCAAAGATTAAAAGGTGTTATTGCAGATATAAATTTATCTAGTAATGCGCCGGAACTCTTCCGCGCATTGACAGAGGCGACTTGCTTTGGTGCAAAAGCCATCGTTGAAAGATTTGTTTCTGAGGGCGTATCAGTAAAAGGATTAATTGGTATTGGTGGTGTAGCAAAGAAAAACCCTTATATCATGCAACAAATGGCAGATATAATGAATATGCCTATAAAAATTCATAAATCAGAACAAAGTTGTGCATTAGGGGCCGCGATGTTTGCGGCTACCGCCGCTGGCATTTATCCAAATGTGGAATCGGCAATGCAGGCAATGGGTCAAGGGTTCGACAAAGTTTATACACCCAATAAAACGGTGACGGAAGTCTACGCAAAGCGATATGAAAAATATAAATCATTGGCAAAATCTATTGAAAAAGGTTTTTAA
- a CDS encoding RNA polymerase sigma factor, translated as MNAIQENYCLIKDISKGDEQAFQKLFMYYKDKVYSIALVYSENSNDAEEVVQDIFLRIWKYRAKLMEINNLEAWLITITRNSSLTLLKKRALESKRKEGLSDYFPKYINDTTYLIEEKQLQGILEEALKHLSPRQRKIFELSKIQGKDRTSIAQSLGLSPATVSVHLTIAIRVVRNFLHGNIYKTSALLFLIKLILF; from the coding sequence ATGAATGCTATACAAGAAAACTACTGTCTAATTAAAGATATTTCAAAGGGAGATGAACAAGCCTTTCAAAAGCTGTTTATGTATTATAAAGATAAAGTCTATTCAATTGCCTTAGTATATTCAGAAAATTCGAATGATGCAGAAGAAGTTGTGCAAGATATTTTCCTGCGCATTTGGAAGTATCGTGCAAAACTTATGGAAATAAATAATCTCGAAGCTTGGTTGATTACAATAACCAGGAATTCTTCCTTAACCCTACTTAAGAAAAGAGCCCTCGAAAGCAAAAGGAAAGAAGGATTAAGTGATTATTTTCCAAAATACATAAACGATACAACATATCTTATAGAAGAAAAGCAATTGCAAGGTATTTTAGAAGAGGCTCTTAAACATTTAAGCCCACGTCAACGAAAAATATTTGAGTTATCAAAAATCCAAGGCAAAGATAGAACCTCTATTGCCCAAAGCCTTGGATTATCTCCTGCTACCGTAAGTGTGCATTTAACCATCGCGATTCGCGTCGTTCGCAATTTCCTTCACGGAAACATTTACAAAACTTCAGCCCTTTTATTTTTAATAAAGTTAATTCTGTTTTAA
- a CDS encoding FecR family protein, which produces MDKQRLKILFQKKLENTISESEKKEFFDLLVEPNSLEFLRALSKEIDISENLFSEMTSEATQRVWNNIQLKKVAHSSRSLFLSRVKWSRVAALILVFLMIAGGYQYFFAGNKKVHVTKAIVGNQIIKDAMPGHTGAILKLSNGDSYLLDTTHNGCLTKGIVKSSQALCVKGAGDTAYATLTTPIGRQQKLKLSDGTLVWLNAGSSIHFPLLFNKDIREVEITGEVYFEVVHKRKQPFIVKAGNQEIQDLGTHFDVNAYRDEPSIKTTLLEGRIQVNRQLLEPGQQYSNGKITKVDAGASIAWVSGYFQFERADIKTIMRQIARWYNVKVNYEGKIPNQLFGGEIQRSLKLSQLLELLTGTGIHYTLDSNKLTIRP; this is translated from the coding sequence ATGGATAAACAGAGGTTAAAGATACTTTTCCAGAAAAAACTTGAAAACACGATCTCTGAATCTGAAAAGAAAGAGTTTTTTGATTTGCTTGTTGAACCTAATTCTTTAGAGTTTTTGCGTGCTTTGAGTAAAGAGATAGATATTTCTGAAAATTTATTCTCAGAAATGACGAGCGAAGCGACCCAAAGAGTTTGGAATAATATTCAACTCAAAAAAGTAGCGCATTCAAGTAGGTCTTTGTTTCTATCTAGAGTAAAATGGAGCCGAGTTGCAGCTTTAATATTAGTCTTTTTGATGATTGCAGGAGGCTATCAATATTTTTTTGCCGGAAACAAAAAGGTACATGTCACAAAAGCAATTGTCGGTAATCAAATAATTAAAGATGCCATGCCTGGTCATACAGGTGCAATACTGAAACTTTCAAATGGAGATTCTTATTTATTAGACACGACGCATAATGGCTGCTTGACGAAAGGAATTGTAAAATCCTCTCAGGCGTTATGTGTAAAGGGAGCGGGTGATACAGCCTATGCGACTTTGACAACGCCTATAGGGAGGCAGCAAAAATTGAAGTTGAGTGACGGAACATTAGTTTGGCTAAATGCCGGATCTTCCATTCATTTTCCTCTTTTGTTTAATAAAGATATCAGAGAGGTTGAAATAACGGGGGAAGTTTATTTTGAAGTAGTCCATAAGCGCAAACAACCATTTATTGTAAAAGCAGGAAACCAAGAAATTCAAGACCTAGGAACTCATTTTGATGTAAATGCCTATAGGGATGAACCGTCAATTAAAACAACTTTATTGGAAGGGCGTATACAAGTGAATAGGCAATTACTAGAACCTGGACAACAATATTCAAATGGAAAAATAACCAAAGTGGATGCCGGTGCTAGTATTGCTTGGGTCAGCGGTTATTTTCAATTTGAGCGTGCTGACATAAAAACGATTATGCGGCAAATAGCAAGATGGTATAATGTGAAAGTAAATTATGAAGGTAAAATTCCAAATCAATTATTTGGAGGAGAAATACAGCGTAGTCTTAAATTATCCCAGTTATTAGAATTATTGACAGGTACGGGTATTCATTACACATTAGATAGTAATAAACTCACTATTCGTCCATAA
- a CDS encoding TonB-dependent receptor has translation MKLITILMLVAILSASGKVRSQRISYSGKRVPLTKVLSVIKKQSGYVFFYTYGALDKAKPVSLNVKDATLNEVLGLCFKGQQLTYKIEDKTILIKLKTVQVSAPPTASSNLSPMIVQNTVHGIVTDSTGRPIAGASVIIKGMRKGAITNNKGEYIINAKPGDILDFNFIGFKSKEVIVEQGNEINVQLLAETSSLNDLVIIGYGTSKKKDLTGSIATISGDDIKQIPVASAAEAITGKIAGVNVVTQSGAPGADVNIVIRGGTSITQSISPLYIVDGFESGDLSSIDVNDIETISVLKDASATAIYGARGSNGVIVITTKSGKAGKTKVTYDAYMNVQKLSNKLNLMNPEQYADYQYEYQILNGNEAEWAKNFGGDVTNPGFYSGAEDYIKNTYGANPGIDWQNLVFGGSAVMQSHNLSLSGGDAKTRFLLNGNFLNQNGIVSKHGFQKYNIRFKITHDISKRVHVDFNSNFNSNRVDGGGSLAGNLRMSILQPPTGGIRFSNEELINTDLTDSMRADDPNYDAYNPIIRNDAVTQSNYNKEFTANGGITIDILKDLSWRSQASYNWSQSRNNYWDDGRTMDAKEKHNGPYGSISNSESNSWQITNTLTWNKHIGLHQITALLGQQTNASQGTSSSGTYDGFPENNFGLNNIGMATNLYSKSSGLSKNRTVSAFGRVMYNYDERYLLTATLRGDGVSKFAEGHQWGSFPSMSAAWRISQEKFMRNNKIFNQLKLRVGYGETGNSNINNYMYVTSYGAGFYAINKQEVSTLVPGGTLANPYVQWEKTTTTDIGLDISVLKSRINLTADYYNNESNNLLLNASIPASTGYSSQFQNIGAIRNRGLEFTLNTQNIQNKNFTWSTNFNISFNRSKVLSLSNGSSTYYSGSFVIQVGKPLGQFYGWQYGGIYTTDDFTQNTDGSYSLKNGVAREKGRSAPIRPGDIKFKTNAGSVDANGKPVWSTDDRTVIGHSAPKFTGGFTNTFSYKGFDLNIFMNFCYGNQVFDENNQRFLGPRLPNQNALAAMDTRFRLIDPSTGKETTDLTKLAMLNPNQHNPKAVWSVDPNNNYDATSIFSDYFLQDGSFLRLNTITLGYSLPKKLLKKAYIQSLRFYATLNNIYNFTKYKGYDPEVATSGGVLGGGVDNSAYPRTEGYVFGVNLNF, from the coding sequence ATGAAACTCATTACAATACTTATGCTGGTCGCAATCTTGAGCGCCAGTGGAAAAGTAAGATCTCAGCGAATTAGTTATTCCGGAAAAAGAGTACCGCTAACAAAAGTTCTTTCCGTCATTAAGAAACAAAGCGGTTATGTATTTTTTTACACGTATGGTGCTTTAGACAAAGCAAAACCAGTGAGTCTAAATGTTAAAGATGCAACCCTCAATGAGGTATTGGGGCTTTGCTTTAAAGGCCAGCAATTGACTTATAAAATTGAAGATAAAACAATTCTAATTAAGCTAAAAACAGTACAGGTATCAGCACCCCCTACAGCATCCTCCAACCTAAGCCCAATGATCGTTCAGAATACGGTACATGGAATAGTAACAGATTCTACCGGAAGGCCAATCGCAGGCGCTTCCGTTATAATTAAAGGTATGCGGAAAGGGGCTATCACCAACAATAAAGGAGAATATATAATAAATGCCAAACCGGGAGATATACTCGATTTTAATTTTATTGGGTTTAAAAGTAAAGAAGTTATTGTAGAACAAGGAAATGAGATTAATGTGCAGTTATTAGCTGAAACATCTTCTTTGAATGATTTAGTAATCATTGGTTATGGCACTTCTAAGAAAAAGGATCTAACAGGTTCTATTGCTACTATTAGCGGAGATGACATTAAACAAATACCTGTTGCTTCAGCCGCTGAAGCCATTACAGGCAAGATTGCCGGAGTAAATGTTGTTACACAAAGTGGAGCGCCGGGTGCTGATGTAAATATTGTTATACGTGGAGGGACCTCAATTACGCAAAGTATTTCACCACTCTATATCGTTGATGGTTTTGAAAGTGGCGATTTGAGCAGTATTGATGTTAATGATATTGAAACAATAAGTGTTTTAAAAGACGCCTCCGCTACAGCCATATATGGAGCAAGGGGTTCAAATGGTGTGATTGTAATTACCACCAAATCTGGAAAAGCTGGAAAAACCAAGGTTACATACGATGCTTACATGAATGTGCAAAAGTTATCCAATAAACTGAATCTAATGAATCCGGAACAATATGCGGACTATCAATATGAATATCAAATTTTAAATGGAAATGAAGCAGAATGGGCAAAGAATTTCGGAGGTGACGTAACTAATCCTGGCTTTTATTCAGGCGCTGAAGATTACATCAAAAATACATATGGTGCTAATCCTGGGATAGACTGGCAAAATCTCGTTTTTGGAGGGTCTGCCGTAATGCAGAGCCATAATTTATCGCTTAGTGGAGGGGATGCAAAAACAAGATTTTTGCTCAATGGAAATTTTTTGAACCAAAACGGAATCGTTTCGAAACATGGATTTCAAAAATATAATATCAGATTTAAGATAACACATGATATTAGTAAAAGAGTGCACGTTGACTTTAATTCTAATTTTAATAGCAATAGAGTTGACGGCGGAGGTTCTCTTGCTGGAAATCTTAGAATGAGCATTTTACAGCCCCCGACAGGAGGGATTAGATTTAGCAATGAAGAATTAATTAACACTGATCTTACAGACTCAATGCGTGCGGATGATCCTAATTATGATGCATATAATCCAATTATAAGAAATGATGCAGTTACACAATCAAATTATAACAAAGAATTTACTGCCAATGGAGGTATTACCATAGATATACTAAAGGATCTTTCTTGGCGCTCGCAAGCGAGTTACAATTGGTCACAAAGTAGAAATAATTACTGGGATGATGGTCGAACTATGGATGCAAAAGAAAAACATAACGGACCTTATGGCAGCATAAGTAATAGCGAAAGTAATTCTTGGCAAATAACCAACACTTTGACTTGGAATAAGCACATTGGACTTCATCAGATAACAGCATTGTTGGGACAACAAACTAATGCTTCTCAAGGCACTTCCTCTAGTGGAACATATGATGGTTTTCCAGAAAATAATTTTGGATTAAATAATATAGGCATGGCAACCAACCTATATTCTAAGTCTTCAGGGCTAAGTAAAAATAGAACTGTCTCTGCATTTGGTCGTGTGATGTACAATTATGATGAACGTTATTTACTTACTGCCACACTTCGTGGGGATGGCGTCTCAAAATTTGCCGAGGGGCATCAATGGGGTTCATTCCCGTCAATGTCTGCTGCATGGCGTATCTCACAGGAGAAATTCATGAGAAATAATAAAATATTTAATCAATTAAAATTGCGCGTTGGTTATGGTGAAACAGGCAATAGTAATATCAACAATTACATGTATGTCACTTCTTATGGTGCAGGATTTTATGCAATCAACAAGCAAGAGGTAAGCACACTAGTGCCAGGTGGAACATTAGCCAATCCATATGTCCAATGGGAAAAAACGACTACTACAGATATTGGGTTAGATATTTCTGTATTAAAAAGCAGGATTAATCTTACTGCAGATTATTATAACAATGAATCAAATAATTTATTATTAAACGCCAGTATTCCAGCTTCAACAGGCTACTCTTCACAGTTTCAAAATATTGGTGCCATACGTAATCGTGGATTAGAATTTACACTAAACACGCAAAATATTCAAAATAAGAATTTTACTTGGTCCACAAACTTCAATATTTCTTTTAATAGGTCAAAGGTCCTCTCTTTATCCAATGGAAGCAGTACCTATTATTCAGGTTCTTTTGTAATACAAGTAGGAAAACCCTTGGGTCAGTTTTATGGATGGCAATATGGTGGCATTTATACAACTGATGATTTTACCCAAAACACAGATGGTTCATATAGTTTAAAAAACGGTGTTGCAAGAGAAAAAGGAAGATCTGCACCTATCAGACCAGGAGATATTAAATTCAAAACAAATGCAGGATCTGTGGATGCAAATGGTAAGCCGGTCTGGTCTACAGATGACAGAACAGTCATTGGTCATTCTGCACCGAAATTTACCGGAGGGTTCACCAATACATTTTCTTATAAGGGGTTTGACTTGAATATTTTTATGAATTTCTGTTACGGAAATCAAGTCTTTGATGAGAATAATCAACGTTTTTTGGGACCCCGGCTACCTAACCAAAATGCTTTAGCAGCAATGGATACAAGATTTAGGCTTATTGACCCTTCAACAGGTAAAGAAACAACAGACTTAACAAAACTGGCCATGCTTAACCCCAATCAACACAACCCTAAAGCTGTGTGGAGCGTAGATCCGAACAATAATTATGATGCCACTTCTATTTTCTCAGATTATTTTTTGCAAGACGGTTCTTTTCTCAGGCTCAATACCATTACTTTGGGATATAGCTTACCTAAAAAACTCTTAAAGAAAGCATATATACAAAGTTTAAGATTCTATGCAACGCTCAACAATATATACAATTTCACTAAATACAAAGGTTACGATCCTGAAGTAGCTACTTCAGGTGGTGTTTTGGGTGGAGGAGTTGATAATTCTGCTTACCCCAGAACAGAAGGTTATGTTTTTGGTGTGAATTTGAATTTCTAA
- a CDS encoding RagB/SusD family nutrient uptake outer membrane protein, with the protein MKKIFCNICTVWVMVACLTLTSCKKWLNTPNPSAFDSETTFANANSAEMAVLGAYTKTFDRDLYYRLGMGTDICISTEGIGGSKWLLSNYEYSASIIPDGVYNGMYSAIEYANVCIKNLKVMTSKDSSEEKKIKMLLGECYAIRAMSYFNVVRYWGDVPYSITPVAEAKTLFSSRVSRDSIYDGCVADLQKAVQLLPWYSSGMIPTPERFSKNAAYGILARIALTAAGYSLRWDLKTYAAASVQLAQRPDVSRIKQLYQIASDACTAVMSQGENSLLPKFETVFRNLVQGKYDNETMLEYGQYGNDVNSSNIGYTNGMFSNSGSMYGKAAPLMGAIPTLWYDYQEGDTRRDVTIANYGITATNVRQMNPYGDNRIGKFRVTWMNDNGFGVNKRSIDWPWLRYSDILLMYAEAQNELFKAPTPTGIAAYEKVRIRAFGGDVSKIGTTPTDYLGFRAAIINERKLEFAFEGLRRTDLVRWGVLYDTVNQAKQNVLDMANHAGRYANIDVYRAYKQETASSFDDPIVGVPYIGFKTAPSKIETDSLSAAGYVLLNMYTGSPVTGSGTFPLQANAPWVTGLFQGLKKNQVECLPLSTSMMDNNMGLQNEQQPMY; encoded by the coding sequence ATGAAAAAGATATTTTGCAATATATGTACAGTATGGGTGATGGTTGCCTGTTTAACTTTAACCTCTTGTAAAAAATGGTTAAACACTCCTAATCCCAGTGCATTCGACAGTGAGACAACATTTGCTAATGCAAATTCTGCTGAGATGGCAGTATTAGGCGCTTATACAAAAACATTTGACAGAGATTTATATTATAGACTTGGAATGGGTACTGATATATGTATTTCTACAGAAGGAATTGGAGGATCTAAGTGGTTATTATCCAATTATGAATATAGCGCCTCCATTATTCCTGACGGAGTATATAATGGAATGTATAGTGCTATCGAATATGCCAATGTTTGCATTAAAAACTTAAAAGTGATGACTTCAAAGGATTCTTCCGAAGAAAAGAAAATAAAGATGCTTCTTGGGGAGTGCTATGCTATTCGTGCGATGAGCTATTTTAATGTTGTACGCTATTGGGGAGATGTTCCCTATAGTATCACCCCTGTTGCCGAAGCAAAAACACTGTTTTCTTCTCGAGTTAGTAGGGATAGTATTTATGATGGATGTGTTGCCGACTTGCAAAAAGCAGTGCAACTGCTACCATGGTATAGCAGTGGAATGATTCCCACTCCAGAAAGGTTTTCAAAAAATGCCGCGTATGGGATATTAGCTAGAATTGCATTAACTGCTGCAGGCTATTCTTTACGTTGGGATTTAAAGACATATGCTGCGGCTAGTGTACAATTGGCACAAAGACCCGATGTTTCTCGTATAAAACAATTGTATCAGATTGCTTCAGACGCTTGTACAGCTGTTATGTCACAAGGTGAAAATAGTTTGCTTCCAAAATTTGAAACGGTCTTTCGTAATTTGGTACAAGGAAAATATGATAATGAGACAATGTTGGAATATGGTCAATATGGCAATGACGTGAATAGTAGTAATATTGGTTATACGAATGGAATGTTTTCTAATAGCGGCTCCATGTACGGGAAAGCTGCCCCTTTGATGGGAGCAATACCAACTTTATGGTACGATTACCAAGAAGGCGATACAAGACGCGATGTAACTATTGCCAATTATGGAATCACAGCCACGAATGTAAGACAAATGAACCCCTATGGAGATAATAGGATCGGAAAGTTTCGTGTGACCTGGATGAATGATAATGGTTTTGGAGTTAATAAGAGAAGCATAGATTGGCCATGGTTAAGATACTCCGATATTTTATTGATGTATGCTGAAGCCCAAAATGAATTATTCAAGGCACCTACCCCCACCGGTATCGCTGCATATGAGAAAGTAAGAATTCGTGCATTTGGTGGTGACGTTTCTAAAATTGGTACAACTCCAACAGATTATCTGGGCTTCAGGGCAGCCATTATCAATGAAAGAAAACTGGAATTTGCCTTCGAGGGTCTACGTAGAACAGATCTAGTTCGCTGGGGGGTACTTTATGATACAGTTAATCAGGCCAAGCAAAATGTGCTTGACATGGCTAATCATGCTGGAAGGTATGCAAATATTGATGTGTATAGGGCTTATAAGCAAGAAACAGCTAGTAGCTTTGACGATCCTATTGTTGGAGTACCTTATATCGGGTTTAAAACCGCGCCATCTAAAATAGAAACAGATTCATTGTCGGCTGCTGGCTATGTTTTGCTTAATATGTATACCGGAAGTCCTGTTACCGGTTCGGGAACTTTTCCTTTACAAGCAAATGCGCCATGGGTGACGGGGTTATTTCAGGGATTAAAGAAAAACCAGGTAGAATGCCTTCCTCTATCAACTTCCATGATGGACAATAATATGGGTTTACAAAATGAACAACAACCAATGTATTAA